The genome window GAGCTTTTCCTCGTGGGCGAAGTGTTCCACTACGTATCCTTTGAGGCGGTCGAGGATGTCGAGAATGACACTGTCGGCCTTGCGTTGCTTCATGGCTTCGTTGAGTTCGTTGATGAGGTCCACAAGCACCTTGTGCTGATCGTCGATGGAGTCGATGCCCACGGAAAGATCGCTGCTCCAGGTGATGAGAGGCCGGCCCGAGGCCGAGACATTTGCCCCGAGCGTGGTCTTGGAGGCGGCCATCTCCCGGATGATGGCGTCAAGCTCGCCGATGAGGCCGGTCATTGCGGCCAGGGCGGAAGCGGAATGCGCCATGCCGGAGGCTGTGCTGCCGGCCACGTCGTTGACCTCGGCCACGGCGCGGTTGATCTCCTCCGAGGCGGCGGATTGCTCTTCGGAGGCCGTGGCGATGGAGTCCACCTGCAATGAGGACTCCTCCACGTGGGAGACGATTTCCTGCATGAACTGGCCGGACTCCTCGGCGCGGGAAGCAGCAGTGTCCATCTCCTCAGCCACGGATTCCACGGCGGTCACATTCTCGCGGGCCACGTTCTGGATGCCGTGCACGGCCTTGCGCACGTCGTCTGTGGCGCGCATGGTCTTTTCGGCCAGCTTGCGGACCTCGTCAGCCACCACGGCGAAACCCCGGCCGGCTTCGCCGGCGCGGGCCGCCTCGATGGCGGCGTTGAGGGCGAGCAGGTTGGTCTGGTCGGCGATTTCCGTGATCATGCCCAGCACCTCGCCGATGGAGTCGGCCTGGGTGTCCAGGGCGGACATGGTGTTCTTGAGGCCCATGATTCGCTCGCGGATCTGGGTGATGGTCCGCACCGCGTCGCGCACTTCGTCGGCGCCTGTCTGGGCCTTGACGCGGGACTCAGCAGCGCTCCGGGCGGCGTTGGCCGCGTTCTGGGCGACCTCGGAAACCGTGGCGTTCATCTCCTCCATGGCCGTGGCGACCTCGGCCATGCGGTCACGCTGGATATCGACTCCCTTGTTGACCTTCTCCACCTCGGCGGACAGCTCTTCCACGGAACCGGCCACCTGCTCGGAAATGGCTTCGGCGCGGGCGGCGCCGCCGGCGAGTTGTTGGAGGAGTATCGTCAGATGATCTTTCTCTTTCCGGGCGGAATCAAGCTCGGCTTGCAGCGTCTCGGTGTTCCTGCGGCATTCTCGCCGTTCATCTTCGGCAGAGACGATACGGGCGTTCAGTGTCTCGGCCAGCTTGCCGACGGCGGAGTGTAGCGCGCCAAGCTCGCCGGCAAACGGCCCCGGAGAAGCGCCCTTGCGGCCCGCGGCGGCTTGCTCGGCAAACCTGGCGAGTGCGGCCAGCGGTCCGAACACGAGGGTGGCCAGCGCGTACACGGCGTATCCGCCGGCAATGAGGGCGATGGCGGTCGGGATCGCCTGGTAGACGATGCCCACACCTAGCCACGAGCATGCGAGAATGGATGCCGAAGCCAGAGCGGCGATACAAATTGCGAGCAAAATGCGAGAACAGAGAGACATTATTCCTCCGGACGATATAGCAGGAGCGTGTGCGATTTCGAAAAGTGTTTCATTTATTGCGGTGGGTTGGACGCACCTCCAGCAAGTGTCCATTAGGGCATTTTACGGAAAAAGACAAACGGGCCGCTTGAAGACGGCCCGTTTGAAAACAAGGATATGGAAGAAAGGGTTCAGGTGGGTTTCCGCCGTGAAACAAGACTCCTATCGAAACAAGGGGCTGTCGTTTCAGTTGAATGCACAAAGACGCCCAAACTTTTTCAGGCATCTGAGGCGATGCTCTAAACCCACTCGTCGTCCTCGGCGATGGGCGTGAAGCCCCGGCGCATGGTGTTTTCCGTGACCACCTTGGGATCCATGTACTGGATGAGGTAGTCCGGGCCACCGGTCTTCGAGCCGATGCCGGAGAGTTTGAACCCGCCGAAGGCCTGACGCTCAACGAGCGCGCCCACGTTGTTGCGGTTCAGGTACAGGTTGCCCACGTTGAACTCCCGGCGGGCCTGCTCCAGGTGTCGGGGCGAGCGGGAGAACACGCCGCCGGTGAGCGCATAGCGAGTGGAGTTGGCCCACTCGATGGCCTGGTCGAAATCCCTGGCGCGCATCACGGCGAGCACCGGGCCGAAAATTTCCTCCTGGGCGATGCGGTGTTCCGGGGTGATGCCCCCCACGATGGTCATGGGCACGAAGCAGGCGTTGTCCGTGTCCAGTTCCGGCGCGGCGGCGTGCTCCAGCAGAATGGCGCCTTCCTTGCGTGCTATTTCCACGTACTCCTTGATCTTCTTCTGCTGGCTCTTGTCCAC of Oceanidesulfovibrio indonesiensis contains these proteins:
- a CDS encoding bacteriohemerythrin — its product is MSLCSRILLAICIAALASASILACSWLGVGIVYQAIPTAIALIAGGYAVYALATLVFGPLAALARFAEQAAAGRKGASPGPFAGELGALHSAVGKLAETLNARIVSAEDERRECRRNTETLQAELDSARKEKDHLTILLQQLAGGAARAEAISEQVAGSVEELSAEVEKVNKGVDIQRDRMAEVATAMEEMNATVSEVAQNAANAARSAAESRVKAQTGADEVRDAVRTITQIRERIMGLKNTMSALDTQADSIGEVLGMITEIADQTNLLALNAAIEAARAGEAGRGFAVVADEVRKLAEKTMRATDDVRKAVHGIQNVARENVTAVESVAEEMDTAASRAEESGQFMQEIVSHVEESSLQVDSIATASEEQSAASEEINRAVAEVNDVAGSTASGMAHSASALAAMTGLIGELDAIIREMAASKTTLGANVSASGRPLITWSSDLSVGIDSIDDQHKVLVDLINELNEAMKQRKADSVILDILDRLKGYVVEHFAHEEKLFAKHGYPEARSHKDVHQKFVDKVLDFEKQLKSGSVTLSMEVMKFLKDWLTGHIMGTDKKYSPFLRQKGVR